In Triticum urartu cultivar G1812 chromosome 6, Tu2.1, whole genome shotgun sequence, the following proteins share a genomic window:
- the LOC125515334 gene encoding uncharacterized protein LOC125515334, with protein MEMEASPPPPSSLRRRLRATVCCCFGYGGRARWGGRDSRGVGRYDPLSYALNFDEGPDDSDDDVDYDDFSDGGLLYRSFPSPPPPPLPQPARARTSSIPPPRPAVAAA; from the coding sequence ATGGAGATGGaggcctcgccgccgccgccgagctcgcTGCGGCGCAGGCTGCGGGCCACCGTGTGCTGCTGCTTCGGCTACGGCGGCCGGGCGCGGTGGGGCGGGCGGGACAGCCGCGGCGTCGGCAGATACGACCCGCTCAGCTACGCGCTCAACTTCGATGAGGGCCCcgacgacagcgacgacgacgtcGACTACGACGACTTCAGCGACGGCGGCCTCCTCTACCGCAGCttcccttcgccgccgccgccgccgctgcctcaGCCGGCCCGGGCGCGGACGTCGTCGATACCGCCGCCGCGGCCGGCCGTCGCGGCCGCCTAG